One Dictyoglomus turgidum DSM 6724 DNA window includes the following coding sequences:
- a CDS encoding ECF transporter S component produces MGTKKLVFVSILTALSIILSITIYFPILPQAPYLLYDPGDIPLILISTQVGISHGILATLIVAILMAVLTGQGGPIGALMHFLASGTLIVVSGYVYTKTKNLILGLTFGTISMAIVMAVANIIFTPIYLGVPRNTIYPLIFPVIIPFNLIKAGINSIITYILLSISLIRTYFEKMKG; encoded by the coding sequence ATGGGTACTAAAAAACTTGTATTTGTGTCAATCCTTACTGCATTATCAATCATTCTTTCCATCACTATCTATTTCCCCATTCTTCCCCAAGCCCCATATCTACTCTATGATCCAGGAGATATTCCATTAATACTAATCTCAACCCAAGTAGGAATATCTCACGGTATACTTGCAACCCTAATTGTAGCTATATTAATGGCAGTTCTAACTGGACAAGGAGGTCCCATTGGAGCATTAATGCATTTTTTAGCCTCAGGCACATTAATTGTCGTATCAGGCTATGTCTACACAAAGACTAAGAATTTAATATTAGGTCTTACATTTGGAACCATTAGTATGGCTATAGTTATGGCTGTGGCAAATATCATATTCACCCCTATATATTTAGGGGTACCAAGAAATACTATTTATCCATTAATTTTTCCTGTCATTATTCCCTTTAATTTAATAAAAGCAGGAATAAACTCCATAATAACTTATATATTGTTATCCATATCCCTCATCAGGACTTATTTTGAAAAGATGAAGGGATAG
- a CDS encoding DegV family protein: protein MNNNTKIQFKVVTDSTADIPEEISKELEIEVIPYYIHLQEKAFQENVDITPEYIWNYMENLEDLSKLPKTACPGVGEYYEAFKKILEKGKKVLSIHMTSWGSGAFQSANTAKQILKEENPNYEIEVIDSKSVSLGTGFMVIEAAKASLNGWNIKETIKHISKIRENLFHAFTNDTLKFLAAGGRIGKAQYLLAEVLKINPIISVNPEGVLVALDKAVGRLKTYQRIVSHMQDFFKDNKVLNVGFLHANAMEEINKIKEEISKVFELRDIIVNKLSAALSVHSGPGTIGVIAYPLSLSLDIESR, encoded by the coding sequence ATGAACAATAATACAAAAATACAATTTAAAGTGGTAACCGATAGTACTGCCGATATACCAGAAGAAATTAGCAAAGAATTGGAAATAGAAGTAATACCCTATTACATACACCTGCAAGAAAAAGCTTTTCAGGAGAATGTAGATATAACTCCGGAATATATTTGGAATTATATGGAGAACCTTGAAGATTTATCCAAATTACCTAAGACCGCCTGTCCTGGAGTTGGAGAGTACTATGAGGCTTTTAAAAAAATATTGGAAAAAGGAAAAAAAGTGTTAAGCATCCACATGACTTCATGGGGAAGCGGAGCCTTTCAATCAGCAAATACTGCAAAGCAGATCCTTAAAGAAGAAAATCCAAATTACGAAATAGAAGTCATAGATTCAAAAAGTGTATCTTTGGGTACCGGCTTTATGGTAATAGAAGCAGCAAAAGCATCTCTTAACGGATGGAATATTAAAGAGACTATAAAACATATCAGTAAAATCAGAGAAAATTTATTCCATGCTTTTACAAATGACACTCTTAAATTTCTTGCAGCTGGAGGAAGAATAGGAAAAGCCCAATATCTTCTTGCAGAAGTTTTGAAAATAAATCCCATAATCTCGGTGAATCCCGAAGGGGTTTTGGTCGCTTTAGATAAAGCCGTAGGAAGATTAAAAACATATCAAAGAATAGTTTCTCATATGCAAGACTTTTTTAAAGATAATAAAGTTTTAAATGTGGGATTTTTACATGCAAATGCCATGGAAGAGATAAACAAAATAAAAGAAGAGATTTCAAAAGTATTTGAGTTAAGAGACATAATAGTGAATAAGCTAAGTGCAGCACTAAGCGTACACTCAGGACCAGGAACGATAGGAGTAATAGCCTACCCCTTAAGTCTGTCTCTTGATATTGAATCGAGATAA
- a CDS encoding glycoside hydrolase family 3 N-terminal domain-containing protein, which translates to MEEKEILKKVRDLISKMTLEEKIAQLQSVFGKELVDESGNFSEEKAEKLLKNGIGQISRVAGEKGMDPERAVELANKIQKFLKEKTRLGIPAIIHEECLSGFMAKGATVFPQAIGMASTFEPELIRRVSDVIRQHMRAANVHQGLSPVLDIPRDPRWGRTEETFGEDPYLVSRMAAEYVKGLQGEDWREGIIATVKHFTAYGISEGARNLGPAKVGERELREVFLFPFEVAIKEGQAGSLMNAYHEIDGVPCASSKFLLTKILRWEWGFKGYVVSDYIAIRMLENFHRVAKDAKEAAVLALEAGIDIELPSVDCYGEPLIQAVKEGLISEEVINASVERVLRAKFMLGLFDGDLEKDPKKVYDIFDKPEFRELSREVARRSIVLLKNDGILPLSKNIRTVAVIGPNADNPRNLHGDYSYTAHIPSVSETLEGVKIPEECAVRTVSILEGIKNKVSAETQVLYAKGCEILSDSKEGFDEAIEIAKRADVIIAVMGEESGLFHRGISGEGNDRTTLELFGIQRDLLRELHKLGKPIVLVLVNGRPQALKWEHENLNAILEAWYPGEEGGDAVADVIFGDYNPSGKLPISFPAVTGQVPVYYNRKPSAFTDYVEESAKPLYPFGHGLSYTTFEYSNLKIHPEKVNALEKVEISFTIKNTGVREGEEVVQLYVHDQVASLERPVKELKGFKKIHLKPGESKRVTFILYPEQLAFYDEFMRFVVEKGIFEIMIGSSSEDIRLTGTFEVLETKVITEKRKFASEIKVE; encoded by the coding sequence ATGGAGGAAAAAGAAATCTTAAAGAAAGTTAGAGATTTAATTTCAAAAATGACCCTTGAGGAAAAAATTGCTCAGCTACAGTCGGTTTTTGGGAAAGAGTTAGTGGATGAGAGTGGCAATTTTTCTGAGGAGAAGGCGGAGAAACTTTTAAAGAATGGGATTGGACAAATCTCTCGAGTGGCAGGAGAAAAAGGAATGGATCCAGAAAGGGCTGTTGAACTTGCTAATAAAATTCAGAAATTTTTAAAGGAGAAAACAAGACTTGGTATTCCTGCAATAATTCATGAAGAATGTCTTAGTGGATTTATGGCAAAGGGGGCAACAGTATTTCCTCAGGCTATTGGTATGGCAAGCACTTTTGAACCTGAACTCATAAGAAGAGTAAGTGATGTTATAAGACAGCATATGAGAGCAGCTAATGTGCATCAAGGGCTTTCCCCTGTTCTTGATATTCCAAGAGATCCAAGATGGGGTAGGACAGAAGAGACCTTTGGAGAAGATCCTTATCTTGTGTCCAGAATGGCTGCAGAGTATGTAAAGGGGCTTCAAGGAGAAGATTGGAGAGAAGGAATTATTGCTACAGTTAAACATTTTACAGCTTACGGTATTTCTGAGGGGGCAAGAAATTTGGGCCCTGCTAAGGTTGGAGAAAGAGAGCTTAGAGAAGTATTTTTATTCCCCTTTGAGGTAGCAATAAAAGAGGGTCAAGCTGGTTCTTTGATGAATGCATATCATGAGATAGATGGTGTACCTTGTGCTTCATCAAAATTTTTGTTAACAAAGATTCTAAGATGGGAATGGGGTTTTAAAGGTTATGTAGTATCTGATTATATCGCTATAAGAATGTTAGAAAATTTTCATAGAGTAGCAAAAGATGCAAAAGAAGCAGCTGTTCTTGCTTTAGAAGCTGGAATTGATATTGAATTACCAAGCGTGGACTGTTATGGAGAGCCTTTGATTCAAGCAGTAAAAGAAGGACTTATTTCTGAAGAAGTTATAAATGCATCTGTTGAAAGAGTTCTAAGGGCAAAATTTATGCTCGGATTATTTGATGGTGATTTAGAGAAGGATCCTAAGAAAGTGTATGATATTTTTGATAAACCGGAGTTTAGAGAATTATCAAGAGAGGTTGCAAGAAGGTCTATAGTGCTCCTTAAGAATGACGGAATATTACCTCTTTCTAAGAATATTAGAACAGTTGCAGTGATTGGCCCTAATGCAGATAATCCCAGAAATCTACACGGAGATTATAGTTATACTGCTCATATACCATCAGTATCGGAAACCCTTGAGGGAGTAAAGATACCTGAGGAATGTGCGGTAAGAACAGTAAGTATTCTTGAAGGAATTAAGAATAAAGTATCAGCTGAAACTCAAGTTTTATATGCTAAGGGTTGTGAAATTCTTAGTGATTCTAAAGAGGGATTTGACGAGGCAATAGAGATTGCTAAGAGGGCTGATGTGATTATAGCGGTAATGGGTGAGGAAAGCGGTTTGTTCCACAGAGGAATCTCTGGTGAAGGTAATGATAGAACAACTCTTGAACTTTTTGGAATACAGAGAGACCTGTTAAGAGAACTTCATAAACTTGGTAAACCTATTGTTCTTGTACTTGTTAATGGGAGACCTCAGGCATTAAAGTGGGAGCATGAAAATCTCAATGCGATATTAGAAGCATGGTATCCAGGTGAAGAAGGTGGAGATGCTGTAGCTGATGTAATTTTTGGAGATTATAATCCATCTGGAAAATTACCTATTTCTTTTCCTGCTGTAACAGGACAGGTACCTGTTTACTATAATAGGAAGCCTTCAGCCTTTACCGATTATGTGGAAGAATCAGCCAAACCCTTGTATCCTTTTGGACATGGTCTCTCTTACACCACTTTTGAGTATTCTAATCTGAAGATTCATCCAGAAAAGGTGAATGCTTTAGAGAAAGTAGAAATTAGTTTTACTATTAAGAATACAGGAGTCAGAGAGGGAGAAGAAGTAGTTCAATTATATGTTCATGACCAAGTAGCGAGCTTAGAAAGACCTGTTAAGGAGTTGAAAGGATTTAAGAAAATACATCTTAAGCCTGGAGAGTCAAAAAGAGTAACCTTTATTCTTTATCCTGAGCAGCTTGCTTTCTATGATGAGTTTATGAGATTTGTTGTAGAAAAAGGTATTTTTGAGATAATGATTGGAAGCTCTTCTGAAGATATAAGACTTACAGGAACCTTTGAAGTACTTGAGACAAAAGTAATAACAGAAAAAAGAAAATTTGCAAGTGAGATTAAAGTAGAGTAG
- a CDS encoding GntR family transcriptional regulator — MIKEKIKEELLKIIEKNRKEDYVKLSSERELAQTFNVSRTTIRSVMKELIEEGIIVQFQGKGTYIVPKKEKHVYVLNSPDLKTEDPFYSKFFVALTNRLTERGFSLNFISMDKVIKNRNRDIPLLLVGLINDESIEKLKEKFQYLISIEQYFNHDKIIQISVDDYKIGWSAAEAFIKRKHNYIIHLCGPERYTAARLRKLGFLDRVKIEEGIKYEIIEGKMNYKSGYELGEKILDIFNNERKSKIGIFAANDWMAIGLIQRLKESGILVGKELSIIGCDDIPLAKEVVPNLTTFKWDVEKIISEIIELLDDIINKKKIISNKRVLVSAKLIIRETLMN, encoded by the coding sequence TTGATTAAAGAGAAAATTAAAGAGGAACTCTTAAAGATAATTGAAAAGAATAGGAAAGAGGATTATGTAAAATTATCCTCTGAGAGGGAACTTGCTCAAACTTTTAATGTAAGTAGAACTACCATAAGAAGCGTAATGAAGGAACTCATAGAAGAAGGGATAATAGTACAATTTCAAGGAAAAGGAACTTATATTGTCCCCAAAAAGGAGAAACATGTGTATGTTTTGAATTCTCCCGATTTAAAAACTGAAGATCCTTTTTATTCTAAATTTTTTGTGGCTCTAACAAATAGGCTTACTGAGAGGGGTTTTAGCTTGAATTTTATATCTATGGACAAGGTAATAAAAAACCGAAATAGAGACATTCCGTTATTACTGGTAGGTTTGATTAATGACGAATCCATTGAAAAACTCAAAGAGAAATTCCAATATTTAATTTCTATTGAGCAGTACTTCAATCATGATAAGATTATTCAAATTTCTGTAGATGATTATAAGATAGGCTGGTCTGCGGCTGAAGCCTTTATTAAGAGAAAACATAATTATATTATACATCTTTGTGGTCCAGAAAGATATACTGCAGCTCGTTTAAGGAAATTAGGTTTCTTGGATAGGGTGAAAATTGAAGAAGGTATAAAGTATGAGATAATTGAAGGTAAAATGAACTATAAATCTGGTTATGAGCTTGGAGAGAAAATCTTAGACATTTTTAATAATGAGAGGAAGAGTAAAATTGGCATCTTTGCGGCAAATGATTGGATGGCTATAGGTTTAATTCAGAGATTAAAAGAATCTGGAATTTTAGTGGGTAAAGAATTGAGCATAATTGGATGTGATGATATTCCATTAGCCAAAGAGGTTGTTCCTAACTTAACTACTTTTAAGTGGGATGTGGAAAAAATTATAAGCGAAATAATAGAGCTTTTGGATGATATAATAAACAAAAAGAAAATTATTTCTAATAAACGAGTTTTAGTATCTGCTAAGCTTATTATAAGAGAAACACTGATGAATTGA
- a CDS encoding maltose ABC transporter substrate-binding protein, translating to MRKLSYVLMLISLMLLFLSLTGAQTNKITVWCSEKQVDILQRLGEEFKAKYGVSVDVQYVEFGSIKPNFLTAAPQGKGADVIVGAHDWVGELVVNGLLEPIAQFKDQNQFYTTALNAFSYGGKLYGLPYAMEAIALIYNKDYVKLPPSTFDALISTAKRIDTAYKGKVRGFITSGAEFYYVAPVLFGYGGYVFKETSKGLDVSDIGLANPGAIKGAKLWKRLFDEKILTPGDNYQIMDSMFKEGKAAMIINGPWAVKAYKDAGINYGVAVIPSLEKGVVAKPFVGVQGFMINAKSPNKILARDFVLNYIATKDTMYKIYLADPRIPARKDVLAMIKDNPDIVGFTKSAANGIPMPNVPEMAFVWSAMNDALNLIVNGKATPEEALENAVKAIKAQIKR from the coding sequence ATGAGAAAGTTAAGTTATGTGCTAATGTTGATTTCTTTGATGCTTCTTTTCCTTAGTTTGACAGGTGCTCAAACTAATAAGATTACTGTCTGGTGCTCTGAAAAACAAGTGGATATCCTCCAGAGATTAGGAGAGGAGTTTAAGGCAAAATACGGTGTCAGTGTTGACGTTCAGTATGTGGAATTTGGTTCTATTAAGCCTAACTTTTTGACTGCTGCCCCTCAAGGTAAAGGTGCAGATGTGATTGTAGGTGCCCATGATTGGGTAGGAGAACTTGTAGTAAACGGCTTATTAGAACCAATAGCTCAATTTAAAGACCAAAATCAATTTTACACTACTGCTTTGAATGCTTTTTCTTATGGTGGTAAGCTTTATGGATTACCCTACGCTATGGAGGCTATTGCACTAATCTACAATAAAGATTATGTAAAACTGCCTCCTTCAACCTTTGATGCTTTAATCTCAACGGCTAAAAGGATAGATACTGCTTATAAAGGAAAAGTAAGAGGCTTTATAACCAGTGGAGCAGAATTCTATTATGTGGCACCTGTTCTTTTCGGTTATGGAGGATATGTATTTAAGGAAACATCAAAAGGCCTTGATGTCTCTGATATTGGGCTTGCAAATCCTGGTGCTATAAAGGGTGCAAAACTTTGGAAGAGGCTATTTGACGAAAAGATTTTGACTCCTGGAGATAACTATCAGATAATGGATTCAATGTTTAAAGAAGGAAAAGCAGCAATGATAATTAATGGTCCATGGGCAGTGAAAGCTTATAAGGATGCGGGTATAAACTATGGAGTAGCAGTAATTCCAAGCTTAGAAAAAGGGGTTGTAGCAAAACCTTTCGTAGGAGTTCAAGGTTTCATGATAAATGCAAAATCTCCTAATAAGATTCTTGCAAGGGATTTTGTACTCAATTATATAGCCACAAAAGATACCATGTATAAGATTTATCTTGCTGATCCAAGAATTCCTGCAAGAAAAGATGTTCTTGCTATGATTAAGGATAATCCAGATATTGTTGGTTTTACAAAGAGTGCAGCAAATGGTATACCTATGCCTAATGTTCCTGAGATGGCCTTTGTTTGGAGTGCTATGAATGATGCTCTTAATCTAATTGTAAATGGTAAAGCAACTCCTGAGGAAGCTTTAGAAAATGCAGTAAAAGCTATAAAAGCTCAAATTAAGAGATAG
- a CDS encoding DUF4896 domain-containing protein codes for MTSKVIKLILWFILALINGLLFWSGVYLIQNYYYELGIVVIIALLLIDFFIFNPKAYPYRYTIPALIFLFLLVIYPIYFTIKTAFTNYGTGHIFTREEAVERLLYDPNYTYVIEKNPIDFKIFTVYENLKPTEDFLILFKINGENYLGKTPIPTIRKGTEVLLREGRLFKVNSSKIERDGMVYEFQPSLENAEKIILDNKVYRLMYSSESSDLEKNTYYFVLLVQKYLSNTEYLDQERGRIIGIKVDTDGKWKFFFINRLYRLSFEDLREGDKFYRRSVIINTKTQKPLIEEKGSFYDLDESGNRIFLIGYTTFVGLENFGRIFKDERISRPFLNIFMWTVEWSLFTVLLSFSIGLAFALALNNRRLKGRNIYRTLLIIPWAIPYFISVLTWKNGIFNETYGILNKIILPMMGLNPIKWFNDPFWAKVICIVVNTWLTFPYMMTISLGALQSIPDELYEVAAIDGAGRIARFRYITLPMLLTIVAPLLISSFAYTFNNFTLIYLLTAGGPPMVSATTPAGHTDILISYVYKLAFEGRGQEFGFASAISILIFFLVAGISLVNFKISGSFEEVRGE; via the coding sequence TTGACTTCAAAAGTAATAAAACTTATTTTATGGTTTATATTAGCATTAATTAATGGTCTTCTTTTTTGGTCAGGAGTCTATCTAATTCAGAATTATTATTATGAACTTGGTATTGTTGTTATAATTGCCTTACTTCTTATTGACTTTTTCATCTTTAATCCAAAAGCGTATCCATACAGATACACAATTCCTGCTCTTATTTTTTTATTTTTACTTGTTATTTATCCCATATATTTTACTATAAAAACTGCCTTTACTAATTATGGGACTGGACATATATTTACTCGTGAAGAGGCAGTTGAGAGATTGTTGTATGATCCTAACTATACTTATGTGATAGAGAAAAACCCTATAGATTTTAAGATCTTTACTGTATATGAGAATTTAAAACCCACAGAAGACTTTCTTATTCTGTTTAAGATAAATGGGGAAAACTATTTAGGAAAAACTCCTATTCCTACTATTAGAAAAGGTACCGAGGTTTTACTTAGAGAAGGTAGGCTCTTTAAAGTGAATTCTTCAAAGATAGAGAGAGATGGAATGGTTTATGAATTTCAACCTTCATTGGAGAATGCAGAGAAAATAATTTTAGATAATAAAGTCTACAGATTGATGTATTCTTCTGAAAGTTCTGATTTGGAAAAAAATACTTATTATTTTGTTCTGTTAGTTCAAAAGTATCTTTCTAATACAGAATATTTAGATCAGGAAAGAGGAAGAATAATAGGAATAAAGGTTGACACTGATGGTAAGTGGAAGTTCTTTTTTATAAATAGATTGTATAGACTTTCCTTTGAAGATTTAAGAGAAGGAGATAAATTTTATAGAAGAAGTGTGATAATAAACACCAAAACCCAAAAGCCATTAATAGAGGAAAAAGGTTCCTTTTACGACCTCGACGAGAGTGGTAATAGAATTTTCTTGATAGGTTATACCACTTTTGTAGGTTTAGAGAATTTTGGAAGAATTTTTAAAGATGAGAGAATTTCTAGACCATTTTTGAATATATTTATGTGGACAGTGGAATGGTCTTTATTTACCGTATTATTGTCTTTTTCCATAGGTCTTGCTTTTGCTCTTGCTTTGAACAATAGGAGATTAAAGGGAAGAAATATTTACAGAACTCTTCTAATAATTCCATGGGCAATTCCTTATTTTATATCGGTTTTGACCTGGAAAAACGGTATATTTAACGAAACTTATGGAATTCTTAACAAGATAATTCTTCCAATGATGGGATTAAATCCAATAAAATGGTTTAATGATCCCTTCTGGGCAAAGGTAATATGTATAGTTGTAAACACATGGCTTACTTTTCCATACATGATGACCATATCTCTGGGTGCTTTACAGTCAATTCCCGATGAACTCTATGAGGTGGCCGCGATTGACGGGGCTGGTAGAATAGCAAGATTCAGATATATAACCCTTCCTATGCTTTTGACCATTGTAGCACCGCTTTTAATAAGTAGTTTTGCTTATACTTTTAATAATTTCACTTTAATATATCTTTTAACAGCAGGTGGTCCTCCTATGGTTTCTGCGACTACCCCAGCGGGTCATACCGATATTTTAATATCTTATGTATATAAACTTGCTTTTGAGGGAAGGGGACAAGAATTTGGTTTTGCAAGTGCTATTTCTATTTTAATATTCTTCTTAGTAGCTGGTATAAGTTTGGTTAATTTTAAAATATCGGGTTCTTTTGAAGAGGTAAGAGGTGAATAG